A genome region from Candidatus Gracilibacteria bacterium includes the following:
- a CDS encoding type II secretion system protein has translation MNKKAFTLVELLVVMTVLSILATISFIYFFNSFAETRDSSRLSDLNNMVTNLELYYTQESKLPIPDTPVEIEYQGSVAWTQGLFGSGVVNKIKNFGLNIPKDPKFEIEYAYSVTNNEKEYQIGALFEKLKSDDSQSGIAQTNSSIPTALVKGNFNQVMVRAIVGSDYHYIASPSIIASDLSSLNINDIITQRKLVYSEFFNLPSSYFGLVETNNGFNFNVSDPIIYTGSVSNPKTKDGLDQFVNKLRYIYATTPTESFDKYISFLQEDGVNKIKKFLKKQYNVDFPYSFSCNGLLLSGDALENGFYNIDPDGDGPLPVQEVYCDIGDDNKAWTRIDGSHLGPVDGTFGTGTDISTYYHTLYNTYGDTSIISLANPSSSGFVGHLVGDQLSNYEVHFDDFTVVDAGDKIRMTLWVTDESDGGWSNTTSLNPKASYMFHNRIYYTDGTFSINGVEKVLETVNIGGKVWKKIRVEHIVKKTPQSFAWYIGLDAEDIKDLYFSGVELELYRF, from the coding sequence ATGAATAAAAAAGCATTCACACTCGTAGAACTTTTGGTTGTAATGACGGTACTGAGTATATTAGCAACCATATCTTTTATTTATTTTTTTAATAGTTTTGCAGAAACGAGAGATTCTTCACGACTTTCTGATTTAAATAATATGGTGACAAACTTAGAGTTGTATTATACTCAAGAGTCCAAACTTCCTATTCCTGATACTCCAGTTGAAATTGAATATCAATGATCAGTTGCTTGGACTCAATGATTATTTTGATCTGGAGTTGTGAACAAAATAAAAAATTTCTGACTCAATATACCAAAAGACCCAAAATTTGAAATTGAGTATGCATATTCAGTAACAAATAATGAGAAAGAATATCAAATTTGAGCACTATTTGAAAAGCTTAAATCTGATGATAGTCAGTCTTGAATAGCTCAAACAAATTCCAGCATCCCAACAGCTTTAGTTAAATGAAATTTTAATCAAGTAATGGTGAGAGCTATTGTTTGAAGTGATTATCACTATATTGCCAGCCCATCAATTATTGCAAGTGACTTATCCTCATTGAATATAAATGATATTATTACTCAAAGAAAATTGGTTTATAGTGAATTTTTTAATCTCCCAAGTAGTTATTTTTGATTAGTTGAGACAAATAATTGATTTAATTTTAATGTAAGTGATCCAATAATATATACAGGGAGTGTAAGTAATCCTAAGACCAAGGATGGACTTGATCAATTTGTAAATAAATTAAGATATATTTACGCTACTACTCCCACTGAGAGTTTTGATAAGTATATTTCATTTCTTCAAGAGGATTGAGTTAATAAAATAAAAAAGTTTTTAAAAAAGCAGTATAATGTTGATTTTCCATATTCATTTAGTTGTAATGGTTTATTACTATCTGGTGACGCTTTAGAAAACTGATTTTATAATATTGATCCTGATGGAGATGGCCCTCTGCCAGTGCAAGAAGTATATTGTGATATTTGAGATGATAATAAAGCGTGGACGAGAATTGACGGAAGTCACTTAGGTCCTGTAGATGGAACGTTTTGAACCTGAACTGACATATCTACGTATTACCATACACTTTACAACACCTATGGAGATACATCAATCATAAGTTTAGCAAATCCAAGCTCATCATGATTTGTGTGACATTTGGTATGAGACCAACTGAGTAACTACGAAGTCCATTTTGATGACTTCACGGTTGTAGATGCGTGAGATAAAATTCGTATGACTTTATGGGTGACAGATGAATCAGACGGTTGATGGTCCAACACTACCTCATTAAACCCAAAAGCTTCATACATGTTCCACAATCGAATATATTATACTGACGGAACATTCTCAATTAATTGAGTTGAAAAAGTTCTTGAAACAGTGAATATTTGATGAAAAGTTTGGAAAAAAATAAGAGTAGAACATATAGTGAAAAAAACACCTCAAAGTTTTGCGTGGTATATCTGATTAGATGCGGAGGATATAAAAGATTTATATTTTTCTTGAGTAGAATTAGAGCTCTATCGATTCTAA
- a CDS encoding AMMECR1 domain-containing protein, which yields MKEIVEQTLSLYFKKMREPLFEELTLSHNIDIEKKGCSFVTLYLSGDVHGSAGNIKEISGTMAQDIYKNTIEALTTDKRFKPLTLTEAESLKFRLDIIEDRKVISESEMMNLDPVKYGVIAIKRDYDKLAVILPNISPKILTGSDFIEILKNKLQEKKFDEKDYIIYSISTISESNY from the coding sequence ATGAAAGAAATCGTAGAACAAACCCTCTCTTTGTATTTCAAAAAAATGAGAGAACCTCTTTTTGAAGAACTTACTCTGAGTCATAATATAGATATAGAAAAAAAGTGATGTAGTTTTGTTACGCTCTACTTAAGCTGAGATGTGCATGGATCTGCTGGAAACATAAAAGAAATATCTTGAACTATGGCTCAAGATATTTATAAAAATACAATAGAAGCACTTACAACAGACAAACGTTTTAAACCACTTACGCTCACGGAAGCTGAATCTCTCAAATTTCGACTTGATATTATTGAGGACAGAAAGGTCATATCAGAATCAGAGATGATGAATCTAGATCCTGTAAAGTATTGAGTGATAGCAATAAAAAGAGATTATGATAAACTCGCTGTGATTCTTCCAAACATATCTCCTAAAATACTCACTGGTTCTGATTTCATTGAAATACTCAAAAATAAATTACAAGAAAAAAAGTTTGATGAGAAAGATTATATTATCTACTCTATTTCTACTATCTCTGAAAGTAATTATTAA